CAAATACTGTAGTCCACCTGTCTCTGTGAGGCAAACAGGAACAGTGACTGAACTACATCTCCCAGGATGCCATTCAGCAGCTGTCATGGTTGTCTCACTCCAATGTCTGTGTTTTCTCTGCAGGAAATGGCCAGCACTCTTGCACAGAAACACCTGAGGTCCATCATATTGAATGTAAGTACGGCACACTGTGAGTAACAGAAAGTGACTGAGCTGGAAAAATCACTTCTCTTTGAGCACAAAGACAGTTTGCTTGCCCTTTGATTTCTGATTGTACTGGGAATAGTTAATTACATTTACCTAGGCTACAAAGCCAAAGCAtaagccagcgccatctagtgcacagcattGTATTatcaaaaaaaaccacaaaaaaaaaaacgagggaaacttgatccaaagggGCAGATCATTAGATGGTGCCGGCTCTTGCATCTATAAAACACTTTGTCAGATCTACCCTGTGTTGCATATATCTGATCTAGCAGCAACTGGACAACCATTTAGTGTATCCTTTggtgttttgtaatttatttgttaCAGCTTCTAGACCACTTGCAATAGCGTTTTGCATATGTTTGGGGGAAATCTTTAGAACTCAACTTGAAGGCTGTTCTCTTTTCACCAGACTCAAGGCTCGCAGCGTGCAAGTGCCGTTATCTCAATGACAATGAAGCATTGccaacacagggcagcagtgtggagtagtggtttgggctctggactcttgaccggagggtcgtgggttcaatcccttgagcaaggtactttacctagattgctccagtaaaaacccaactgtataaatggataattgtatgtaaaaataatgtgatatcttgtaacaattgtaagtcgccctggataagggcgtctgctaagaaataaataataataataataataataataatgacaccaAGGGCGTGCACAAGGGGGGCAAACAGCggcactggcccctccaataatcctctccaaaatattgatttctgtttatctctctctctgtctcgctctctgtCTCGCGCTCGCTCTGTctttctcgctcgctctctctgtctctttctctctcctctgtctcgcTCTCAATTTCaattgctttattggcatgactgattttttacaagtattgccaaagcaatgatgggtaaattccatctttacaatgaacatttaaaacatatgtaaataaaacaaaaacaacacagtacttcaaacacatcacaacaacaataataatgagaataatgatatacatttatatatgtattctataacattatttatttttcttttcctccctgtgtgaggagcctcagtgtcactccctgtccctcaggctgtggcaggcgcttgtgtactgggctgccactTTTATACAGCTTGTGTGCTCACCGAGGAGGATGGGGAGTTTTTCTGGGTCTGGCAAGTCTGAGAAATCTGtgcagagattttgtatttttgggaagaaggcttcccttatattcttatattttgtgcactgcagtaagaagtgtatctctgtctcgacctgatTGAGCTGACAGTCATCACACAgcctgtcctctttgggcagccatgtctgcctgtgtcggcccttgtccatggccaggctgtgctcactgagcctgtactttgttaaggtctgtctctgtttactgtttttcaccctggtcaggtattcagccagggtgtagtgtctttttagggcccgatagcattccaatttgctttgtgttttagtgtgtgtaTCCCAATGAATAAGATATTCTTCTTTGTTTTGTGCTATAATTGGGTTACTCTTATTGTATGTGTTAGAGTGGAGCTGTCCTGAAGCTagttggtgttagtgtgtgttagtgcagtgagcttcaggaccagctggctgaggggactcttctctGGGCtctgctcttggtattgcagggctttatggtgGTAAGAGTTTATGTTACTGTTTTTTAGATGGAGCCAAAATTTaattgctcgctctctctctctctctctccagcacatCATCCGTGGGAACCGTCCAATCAAGGCAGAGATGGCACACCAGCTGTATGTGCTGCAGGTGCTGACCTTTAACCTTCTGGAGGAGCGCATGATGACCAAGATGGACCCCAGTGACCAGGTAAGCCACACCCGGGCCGAACCGGACTAAAGCCGGCCAAATGAgtgaccgataggagctgagcaAACAATGATGTATGACACCTACTGCTGAAAGAGCCGTCGCAAAAACAGCGAGGACATTAACACAAACATTTTCAATATGCAGTCTGCTATACAGTAAATGTACAACACACTATAAAGAAAGCTTTAAACAGACCCATTCGACTGTATACCGTACTTTATATTTggaacattttaaatactgtgcAGCAACCTACTTAcatttaaagtttgcaatattttatttgcaaGGTGGTATTCAGTGGGGTGGACGTCTGTTTTGTACCTGATAGTGATTGCTGTTACCCGGAGTGTGAGAAGAACCAAACAGACACTATCACATTATATTATAGCCAGGCCATTGCAATGTAATAAGTGGAGCGTGACATTACTTTAAGGAAACACTTTTTCTATACAGAAATGTGAACAATTTGAAAGACCTCTGACCTGAGCTGTCCCTCACATGCCTGTTTTAATTTGTTATTCAAAAGGAACAGCCTGATATATGAAAATGGCATCTCCCTGCTGTAGGGGAGTCATTCTGTGTCAAGTTAACTGGAACTACTTTTACAGAATTTGAATAGGCTGCTGTCTGGGTATTATGCAGATGTTTTGCAGAAGCAACACTGTTTGACTTGAATTGTGTTTTAGTCCAGATGTTTGTGATGATTGAGCCTCTCTCTCTGCGGTTTCCTCAGACTCAGAGAGACATCATCTTCGAGCTGCGCAGGGTAGTCTTCGATGCAGAGTCTGACcccaacagcagcagcacagagaaGCGCAAGACCATGTACACAAAGGACTACAAGATGCTGGGCTTCACTGTGAGTGTGCTGAATACGAGGGCTCCATCCAGATTGAAGCTTACAAATATGTGCCCTGTCTGGGGCACTGGTAgtgtaggaaagagaactccactcagcactgcagtaATAAAGGAACGATCCCTCAAAATAGCTGTCTGTCTTGATTTTTTTTCAGTATAAGACCCTAAAACttgtccttgttttttttgttttcagaactgatcatatttttttaaacgtcTACACGGCAGTAAACTAAATTCTTTAGAAATGATGTACACATTTATACTTTAAACAGTCAGTTGTAAGCTAAAAATAAGCCACCAGAAAAAGGTTTCATCAAACATTTGTTGCTACCAGATAATCTCaggataaccacagataggtgGCTGATGCAATCCATGTGAATCttctgtgctgtaaaatgctctaatactACAGCTGTGGTTTATCAGGGTAGAAGGTGGTCAaaatcaagcagacaaatgttgaGTCAAAATGTCTCTTTCACAATGTCTTCTGGAGAGCCGCACGCTGTCCCTCACATTTAAGCTTAAATGTTTTTATGATCTAGTATTGTAGCTTATTATTAAACGACCGAGTTGTTTTTCAATTACTCCTTCCGTCTCTATAAATATATATCCTGTGTTATACATTCAGATGATTGAGCCTCTCTTTTTTAGCAGCTCAGATCTCATGTATATTTTTAGACACCTAATCCAATCGCTTGGCGTCAGCCCTTGCAGTGACAGTCTGTGCTGTAGCTGCTCTGTAGAGCGAGTCTGTGATGAGTCTTCTCCCTCCTCAGAATCATGTGAACCCTGCTATGGATTTCACCCAGACTCCCCCGGGCATGCTGGCCCTGGACAACATGCTGTACCTGGCCAAGGGGCACCAGGACACCTACATCCGGGTAAGCAGCCAGGAAACCAGCTTGATAACCGGAGCTGGACCTCACAGTGCTGCTCACTCACAAGAAGCTAACCTAGTTAAGGAGCTTGCTATCAAAGGATCTAGCTAACCAAGCTGACATGGAAGTGAGCTTGGTGAGGATCTAGCTGCCCTAGCTAGCTGGATAAAGAACTGACTCTGCCCTATATAGGTGATCCGTCAAATGAGAAATCTGTTCAGCCAGGAATACAATGAATATTTATATACTCTCCCTATCTCtaaaatgtttgtcttttaacaaaatggtcaGTAAATGACATTTGATCGTATTACACGTCATACAATCAGCCACTCAGGACATCACATGTGTCATGATACATATGGCGTCGCAGCCTGCATATCGTGATAGGTATCGTATCATGAGGTCAGTGCATCGTTACACCCCTAGTGATATGTTTGTGAGCCGGGGGTAGCACTCCTTTCAGTGGCTCTTTATGTTTTCTTCCCTCCCAGATCGTGCTGGAGAACAGCAGCCGGGAAGATAAACACGAGTGTCCGTTTGGACGCTGCGCCATCGAGCTGACGAGAATGCTGTGCGAGATCCTGCAGGTCGGAGAGCTGCGTGAGTGTCCtcaaccgagagagagagaggggcgggGTTACTGCAGGAAGGGCTTCTACCAATGGAATCATTCCATAAGTCactcaatcagtcaatcaaaacctttatttatccagatgatccaattgagaacaaattctcatttacaatgccgagctggcaagaggctcacacccCCACAgcaaacataaaacacaacaaGAAGTGAAAAACACATAATCATAAATCATGAATTTCAGCAACAACTTAGCAGGTACAGATGTCAGTCAGCAACTGCTGAATCTCACGAGGGCTGCAGTGACTATCACCCCATGTTCTCTCTCCCTAGCTAACGAGGGCTGCAGTGACTATCACCCCATGTTCTCTCTCCCTAGCTAACGAGGGCTGCATTGACTATCACCCCATGTTCTCTCTCCCTAGCTAACAAGGGCTGCAGTGACTATCACCCCGTATTCTCTCCCTAGCTAACGAGGGCTGCAGTGACTATCACCCCGTATTCTCTCCCTAGCTAACGAGGGCTGCAGTGACTATCATCACATGTTCTCTCTTCCTAGCTAACGAGGGCTGCAATGACTATCACCCCATGTTCTTCACACACGATCGCGCCTGGGAGGAGTTCTTCTGTGTCTGCATCCAGCTGCTCAACAAAACCTGGAAAGAGATGAGAGCCACAGCCGAGGACTTCAACAAGGTGAGAGTGAAAGAGGAGGCTGAGGCTTCAGCACAGACTGACAGGCTACTGGAGTGCCCCTTTATTTACACATTGAAGTGGGTAATGTCCCTATCTCCTGCCACAGCACCATAGATTTGATGCCACCTGAAATACTTGAGACTGTGCAGCAAAGGAAACGATTGGTTGGGTACCTTTCTGATGAAAAATTAATAGTCCTGtcaagtaaaatgaaaaaaaaaacattaattttgcaaaaaaaaaaagcaacagctttatttcaaaatacaacttttttttttacttgtcccTGTTGCTTTTAGGTTATGTGGACAGAGAATTGAACTGAGTCAGTCAAGCCGATAGTACAGTGAGCAGTCTGGAATATGAACTGTCGCTGTTGTGGAAACTTGTGTTGAATTGATCTGTGTGTTGATCTGTGTTGAATGTGTGtgttatctttgtgtgtgtgtgtgttgatataATCTGTTTGTTgaattgctctgtgtgtgtcttaaattgatgtgtgtgtgtgtattgatctgtgtgtgtgtgtgtgctttctgtacaggtgatgcaggtggtGCGGGAGCAGATCACTCGCGCTCTGGGGATGAAGCCCAACTCTCTGGACCAGTTCAAGGTTAAACTGCGCGGGCTGAGCTACTCTGAGATCCTAAGACTGAGGCAGTCAGAGAGAATGAGCCAGGATGACTTCCAGTCTCCTCCCATCATGTGAGTCACACCCTGACTTCAGAACCCCTCCGACGCTGTCATATTCAAACCGGGAGTGTTCGATTCGAAATGTTTAAACTTGAACCATCAAGAAAGCCATCAGGAGTGCTTTTAATTCTGTAGACTACAACCAGCAATGTGGATGAGACTACATGTGCACAGTCTTGTTCATGAGATCTCTATGATGCAGTGAGGCATTGCTCCAGTCTTGTTCATGAGATCTCTATGATGCAGTGAGGCATCGCCCCAGTCTTGTTCATGAGATCTCTATGATGCAGTGAGGCATCGCCCCAGTCTTGTTCATGAAATCTCTATGATGCAGTGAGGCATCGCTCCAGTCTTGTTCATGAGATCTCTGTGATGCAGTGAGGCATCGCTCCAGTCTTGTTCATGAGATCTCTGTGATGCAGTGAGGCTTCGCTCCAGTCTTGTTCATGAGATCTCTGTAATGCAGTGAGGCATCGCTCCAGTCTTGTTCATGAGATCTCTGTGATGCAGTGAGGCTTCGCTCCAGTCTTGTTCATGAGATCTCTCTGATGCAATGAGGCATCGCTCCAGTCTTGTTCATGAGATCTCTCTGATGCAGTGAGGCATCGCTCCAGTCTTGTTCATGAGATCACTGTGATGCAGTGAGGCATCGCCCCAGTCTTGTTCATGAGATCTCTCTGATGCAGTGAGGCATCGCTCCAGTCTTGTTCATGAGATCTCTGTGATGCAGTGAGGCATCGCCCCAGTCTTGTTCATGAGATCACTGTGATGTTTATCCTCGTCTCTGCTGTGTCCCTCCAGTGAGCTGCGGGAACGCATCCAGCCTGAGATCCTGGAGCTGATCAAACAGCAGCGTTTTAACCGGCTGTGCGAGGGGAGCTGCTTCCGCAAGATTGGGAACCGCCGACGGCAAGGTAGGGCCCCAGAGGCTTCTCCAGCGGcacgctgcagagctgagagagggGAGCTGTAGCAAGGTAAAGGTGGAATGGAAAGGATTTAAAAAACATGGATTGCCTTACCCACGTGTCAGTCATGTTTCCATTTCTTACCTCTTGTCTATTATCTTATTACTGCTCCATATTtatttccttataaaagtttcccttaGTAACTGCAAAGCTAAGTGCAATAAAACATAGTGATAGCATATGCAAGCAGTGTAAAATGTACCGTGTGCTGAGAATCTTGTTTTAGTTGGAGATATGCAAACATACAATGCTATGAGGTAATTCCTGCAGGAGTGGATCACTCGAATGGTCTCGCTGCAATCAGACCCATAGAGTAATATTAGTAACATCTGGAATGTGTGCACATGaattgaggtaaaaaaaaaaaaccaaacaaccaAGTGTCAGAGCTTTTAAAGACTGGGTTAGCACTTCTTTGTGACAGGATACACATACGGACACACCTACAGAATAGAATCTCTGTAGTCATGAATACAGACCACCTACACTAAAGTCAGTCCTGgctgagtctctctctctctctctctctctctctgtctctctctctctctctctctctctctctctctctcccctcatgAAGGCAGCAGTAGAATAatgaatgagagaaagagagaaagcagTGTGCCGGATAGGAGTGAATTATAAGGGCTTCGGTCCTAGTCCTGTGGTTtatcctcttctctctccctccaccccctccccctctcttcacAGAGAAGTTCTGGTTCTGCCGCCTCTCTCTGAATCACAAGGTCCTTCACTACGGAGATCTGGAGGAGCCGCCGCAGGGGGAGGTGCCCTTCGAGTCCCTGACTGACAAGAGTGAGTATGAGGGAGGGGCTTCACAGGCTGCCACCAGGGGGCGAGCCGCATCACCATTATTATTCACTTTCCTCAACCCGGCAGCTGCACACTGCTTAACAGTGCAGTATcttagtttattaaaaaaaaaaaagtacagtacatgatTCATTCTTTGTCTGATGGATACAGAAGCGAGTATTTCAGAGCTTACATGTGTTGTGTTGGGGAATTAATTTAAcatgcccctctctctctccctgccccccctctctctcactctcttcctccctccctctctctctccctgcccccctctccctgcccccctctccctccctctctctctcactctcttcctccctccctctcactcactctctctccctgcccctccctctctctctccctccctccctccctctcttttccTCTCACTCGCTCTCTCTGCCCCTGCCCCTCTCCCGCCCtccctctcactcactctctccctctctctgcccctctccctccctctctgcccctctccctccttccctccctctctccagtCCCAGTGGCTGATATCAAGTCTGTGGTGACTGGGAAGGACTGTCCTCACATGAAAGAGAAGAGCGCCCTCAAGCAGAACAAGGTCCTAACCCCCTCAATACAGTACAGCACGTCTTCTTGTCAAAGCACGTCcttcattctttaattaactcctgttttttttaaagggaaataatcatgctaatgttACAACAGGAGACACACAACacattgagagtgcttaagagaactggcaatacacaacttcgttgtttggttctagttttgtaaaacgaattaaagactggaggaaaagcttggaaaatatgtatttaattcaaGACAAACTTGATACGGGTCTGAAATATCCCAGTTATCTGAACTAGTGGGGCGTGCTGACTTATAAAAACACCCTTTGTGGCTTCAGTAGAGCTCTCAGGTTCAAGTCTAACAAATCATATGAAACtgaataaattcagtgacaaaggTCTTGAATGTCTTTGCTGAGCTTTTTGACTCCTTGCTGTCTCACACAGGAGGTGCTGGAGCTCGCCTTTTCAATCCTTCATGATCCTGACGAGGCCCTGAACTTCGTGGCAACAAACAAATACGAGGTGAGAGAGCTGGCCTGAGCGTCTCGTGAAAACGTATTGCAAATGTCAGTTCAGTTCTCGTTCCCTCACTAGATATGTGTAACATCGGTAGATCAGCATTCGTCTTCCTAGAAGTAAGAGACAATGCCGGACGGAATGTGGATAATAATGATTGATCCCTTCCCTTTAATCATGCTTGCCCCCTGTCTCTGGCAGTACTGTATCTGGACAGACGGCCTGAGCGCTCTGATTGGACGGGAGATGGGCAGTGAGCTGACCCGCAGTGACCTGGACACACTGCTCAGCATGGAGATGAAACTCCGCCTCCTCGACCTGGAGAACATCCAGATTCCAGAGGCCCCGCCCCCTATCCCCAAAGAGCCCAGCAGCTACAACTTCGTCTACCACTACggctgagagagagacagcgccCCCTAGGGCTGAGGATGGGACAGGCAGGGCTCACGCTGGAAAGAGCACCCTCTTGTGGTGGGAACACCTTTTAACAGGCTCATTTTGAAAAGGGAAACTCGCTATTAAGGTGTTATAAAAGGTGTTCTCAGAGTTAGACTTCTGGGGTGCGAGGGGAGATTGTGTGGACCCTTTTTAGAAGttcttgtatgtatgtatacacttTGAGGGAATTTCAGATCACTTGCCAGGGTCCCATTtcttaaattcaaataaaaagtaaaaccttcaattttttttttttttttgaactacAGTTTTTCAACTGGTCCTGTTGTGTGCAGATCTCTCTTGCCCTGGCCTCGCCCTGTGCCTGGTAGTGTAggttgtgtgtatttaaattgGGTTGTATTGTTTTTCAGGAGGTGTCTTGATTGGAGACATTCCGTTTTTCAAAACTTCACTCAATCATAGATTCTAAGGTAAAACTTCAAGACTAGATGAAATATGAAGGCACTTGATTCTTTACCTTGGGATATCAGGTTGACATGTTTACAGTAATAATGGGATTAATCTGAAGAAATCTATTGTACACACACCCTGATTACTTTAGTAGAGACCTATAATTACTAGAAATATGATTTCCCTTTCAAATTAAATGATGTAAACCTTCATTcctaatataatattttattaatatgaaCTGCCATTCATTtcaaagtgctttaaaaaaaaaatgacatagtGAAGGTAACTTGTTTAAAAGACGTTGTTTATAACCTCCAACTGCTGCAGGTAGTACCAGCAGTGTGCCTGGCTGACTCGACGAGAAGATTTGGAGTGGACGTTTCCGtgcctacacaaaaaaaaaaacctttggggaatgtaaacaaactggactgtaaagtgtaataaaataaGAAGGCTGAACTTAGTACGACTGGAATTGTGCTGTACGACTGGAACTTTACTGTACGACTGGAATTGTGCTGTTTGACATATAAGAGTAGCTTGATTTAATGAAGGAACAACTCAACTGACAGAGCAAGGAGATCAGGTTGGCAGGACAGGACCATTTAGCGCCCCCTATTGCACAAGTGATGAACTCGCATTGACAAATGGTGGATTTCTTGGATCCAAATTGAAATGCAGTATTCATTTCTTTCTTCTGTGTTTAGTAGCTGTTATAAGTGAGCTGGTATGATGGCTCCAGATTAGGTCTTGCTGTTGCTTTAATGTAGCTTGACTGCTGTTCTATACAATCACCTGAAGCTGCCATGCACTACAATGATGCTATTTCAAAGGGGTTTAAGAGGTCTGAACAGCAGAATACAAAACCCTGTTCCTATTTCTTATACCAGCCAGACAGTTAATAACGCTAATTTTATATGTTTATTGTTCAAATCTGATTTAAAGGCGTGCTGAGGTTTTAAATTCTATTTTCGTACTACTTAACTTTGGCAGAATTACCCCATGCTGGTGCTGAAGATCTCTGGGTACTTGCTTTGTTTTGCTATAATGTTGGTTAAATACAACACAATAGATTCAAAAGTTGCTGTTGCTCCCGGTTACCCAAGAACTTCCTGTTCTGTAGGTCAGGTTTACTGCGATTGTCAGTCTGCAATCAGACAGCACTGGATGTTATTAGTTACAATAtcacaatgtattttaaaatcatgtACAGTAAGGAGGATAAATACTTCTATCCAATTGAACTGACCTGCAAGATCCCATTGTGTTTAACAATAACCATAGTCTTCTAAGTCTCATAAAGGAATGTACTAAACTAAAAATACCTGATTTGAGTGTCTGTTTTCTCATTGACAATATGTGTCCTGTGGGGGTTCTCATTTGAAACCACTTCTTTAACATTGTTTCTGAAGTACCCATGCCTTTGTAAAGCACTGCAAATAAGCCTCTGTTCTGTTGCTTTGTATGATGAAGTATTCATTGCATTGTTGCTAATgagaatatatttttgtaaaggaCTACAGCTGAATTTGGGGGCACAGGAGGTCTGTCTTTGTGGTACCAAGTCTTTAatgaacaataataaacatacagGACAGGCTGGATAAAAATCAATTGGTTACTAAACAGCATCCTGCagttttcacttgtttttttctcCTATTAATACAATCAATACATTACACTAATCTGCTGTAATTTGAGTTTAACCCCATATGGGTTGCATACATTACACCATTAAACAAAACTGATATTAACAGTTTTTCCATAATATAAATGTCCCTAAGGGACGAGGGTTTATAAGATGGAAATTTTGATGACCGAAAATAACCTGCCGTAGAGGTGTAGTTACAGAAATGAACATGTAGTTCATTTCTGTAATGTGTTACAGAAATGAACTACATGTTCATTTCAGTACATTTCTGAACATGTAGTTCATTTCTGTAATGTGTAGTTACAGAAATGAACACTGTTATTGTGACCAGGATGTGCAGAACAGGGTAATGATGGTTTGTTTGTCTTTGGGAGGGCAATGGTACGAAGTGTGGATATTGTTTTATTGGTAACTTTGAGTTCTTATTATAACTGTGTTACTGAGTAGACTCGAACATGTAACCCTAGTGATGATAGTGAGTGAACTGTTGTAATACAAGTATATAACTATATGGAAATGATTCCTATCTGTTTACGTTGCTTTACTGAGACTATTAAGAATTGTCTGAATAAATGCAGGGTTGATGCTGTGATGTTCTGTCTTGTGTCTTTCATTGAAGTGTAACCTTCAGggactgctcttcagttctagctgaatgtcattgatatatatataactgGCTCGATCAACTTCAAAAATAAAAGCCAGCGCCGGCAGTGCCACTTTGGATTAAATTTCCTTTTGTGTTGCtgatacactgctgtgcactagagtgCTGCCACTTACTAATCTAGACttggggctggtttcacagaccctgattagcattcATATTGGACTATCCAATGTTATTGTTAGGGCTAAggggctgtgaaaccagtcgTTGCTATTTAAAAAGAATACTGAGCACACATATATTGTCAATACAAATGCATTGTCTTTAAGCACACATATATTGTCAATACAAATGCATTCTATAGGATTAATTTAAAAGACAAATGCTACAGCTTGAACTAATAAACTATGGATATTGAATATTTTACTGCCTGCGTATGAAAAGTGCTTTTGTTTCTAACTACTGCAGATTGGATTAAATTAATCTGAGGGGTTATAATGGCGTGTGCAGTAGAAGGTGTCGAATTCAAATGGACAATGAGCCTCAGGGTGAACTGCAACAAAGACAAATCGCCTTGGGCTTGGTCTGTGTGAGTGTGGAGAGGGGGGTGTTGACTCATCCTCAGGCCCTGAGTTACTGTGTTGAATTCTGCTTTAGGACAATATTGACACCCATGCACATTATATGTATGGTATGAGGTGAGAAGGGCTAGTTgttttgcacagccaggacacagcATTTGAAAGTCCAATCCTTCCAGAGCTCTGTTTCACTATTAAGGGCAGTGCAATGTGAAAGGTGTTTTGCAGAGTGCTGCAGTATATGGTTGTGAGTCGCATTGCCTTGTGGTTTGAAGCATACCAGCTTTACTGTGTGCTCAATTACACACCGCTTACCACCGTTAGGAAATACGAAAAGAAACTCGGTAAATACTCCATTGACAAACCCTTCtaactgaaatgtttgtcattgaatttactgaGTGTGTTTGAGTATTTCACAATGtaccactattgagtgttttggAGGCCCACAGGAAACCTGGCATGGCTCAAACTGCTAGAAAATGGAAATCTGAAATGATTCCTTCTTTACAAATTCATAGCCACTGGTGTTTATATTGTATCTCTTGGCCTCTAGTAATGCCAGCAGTGCC
The sequence above is drawn from the Acipenser ruthenus chromosome 29, fAciRut3.2 maternal haplotype, whole genome shotgun sequence genome and encodes:
- the LOC117431072 gene encoding engulfment and cell motility protein 2-like isoform X2: MPPPSDIVKVAIEWPGANAQLTEIDQKKPLSSIIREVCDGWSLSGSEQFALRYADGPQLYITELSRSEIKNGTILRLAISPGRAARQLLERVQSHGIDTRLEALKELAKLSADITFATEFINMEGITVLARLVESGTNFGEMLAFTLTAFLELMDHGIVSWELLSLPFIKQIAGYVNQPMVDVSILQRSLAILESMVLNSQSLYQRVAHEITVGQLIGHLQVSNQEIQTYAIALINALFLKAPEDRRQEMASTLAQKHLRSIILNHIIRGNRPIKAEMAHQLYVLQVLTFNLLEERMMTKMDPSDQTQRDIIFELRRVVFDAESDPNSSSTEKRKTMYTKDYKMLGFTNHVNPAMDFTQTPPGMLALDNMLYLAKGHQDTYIRIVLENSSREDKHECPFGRCAIELTRMLCEILQVGELPNEGCNDYHPMFFTHDRAWEEFFCVCIQLLNKTWKEMRATAEDFNKVMQVVREQITRALGMKPNSLDQFKVKLRGLSYSEILRLRQSERMSQDDFQSPPIIELRERIQPEILELIKQQRFNRLCEGSCFRKIGNRRRQEKFWFCRLSLNHKVLHYGDLEEPPQGEVPFESLTDKIPVADIKSVVTGKDCPHMKEKSALKQNKEVLELAFSILHDPDEALNFVATNKYEYCIWTDGLSALIGREMGSELTRSDLDTLLSMEMKLRLLDLENIQIPEAPPPIPKEPSSYNFVYHYG
- the LOC117431072 gene encoding engulfment and cell motility protein 2-like isoform X1 — translated: MPPPSDIVKVAIEWPGANAQLTEIDQKKPLSSIIREVCDGWSLSGSEQFALRYADGPQLYITELSRSEIKNGTILRLAISPGRAARQLLERVQSHGIDTRLEALKELAKLSADITFATEFINMEGITVLARLVESGTNFGEMLAFTLTAFLELMDHGIVSWELLSLPFIKQIAGYVNQPMVDVSILQRSLAILESMVLNSQSLYQRVAHEITVGQLIGHLQVSNQEIQTYAIALINALFLKAPEDRRQEEHTNPLDLPLTEMASTLAQKHLRSIILNHIIRGNRPIKAEMAHQLYVLQVLTFNLLEERMMTKMDPSDQTQRDIIFELRRVVFDAESDPNSSSTEKRKTMYTKDYKMLGFTNHVNPAMDFTQTPPGMLALDNMLYLAKGHQDTYIRIVLENSSREDKHECPFGRCAIELTRMLCEILQVGELPNEGCNDYHPMFFTHDRAWEEFFCVCIQLLNKTWKEMRATAEDFNKVMQVVREQITRALGMKPNSLDQFKVKLRGLSYSEILRLRQSERMSQDDFQSPPIIELRERIQPEILELIKQQRFNRLCEGSCFRKIGNRRRQEKFWFCRLSLNHKVLHYGDLEEPPQGEVPFESLTDKIPVADIKSVVTGKDCPHMKEKSALKQNKEVLELAFSILHDPDEALNFVATNKYEYCIWTDGLSALIGREMGSELTRSDLDTLLSMEMKLRLLDLENIQIPEAPPPIPKEPSSYNFVYHYG